Part of the Diabrotica virgifera virgifera chromosome 6, PGI_DIABVI_V3a genome, aaaaatgccctatttttaaggtggtgcgttaatttcttggagaagtgtattgtaatttaatgtaaataatgtaatatctaataattgtaatttaatataagatgtaatataagttccttaaaaatttattttttatttcccaccatacattctccacaggtctaaatatcgatgCTAGACGTCCACAGgaggtcctctcaggacgttagatggacgttcggcagcaagacattggaccaaactgggacgtcctatgaaggtccaattgacattcactgaacgtcccctctgacgttaggtggacgtttggcaacgtggcatttggaccaaaataggacgttccTTGGACGAAAACGGACCTCCCTACAGTCCGTGAAGGacatccttgtgctattagggatgtaTATAGTCtctttattctattatattctactctatttcaaacctattctatataagtatctacacattacacctattatcatcatcatcattctctttgccttatccctatgcagtgtcggcttccctaattgcatttctccacacaattctatcttgagtcatatcaatgttaatcccctttaccaacatgtcctgccttatcgtcttctttggtcttcctctcctactccttccaggaatctgcacttcagctattcttcgtattgggtgattaacgtctcgatgttgaacatgaccaaaccatcttaacccatgctctctcattttggcatcaattggtgccacacctagacttcccctaatatactcatttctaattttatccttctttgtcactccactcatccatctaagcattctcatttccaccacatgcattcgttgttccgctttctttttcactgcccaacattcagttccgtgcatcatagccggtcttatggctgttttatagaattttcccttcagcttcattggaatttttctgtcacacaacacaccactcgcttctttccacttcatccatccagccctaattctactgcatgcatctccatctatttctccattactctgtaataccgatagtaggtacttaaaactattgcttttcaaaatcatttcacctattatattatattttactttattctatactatatatctattctaatctatctatatatttcatttaatctgttacattctactctattctgttttaaatcaaatactttattagtaagtatctacatatatattacatctattctattatattctactctattcaATTTCAAGTTTAttctatactatatatctattctaatctatctctctattttattaatctgttctattctattctgtttcaaatCAAACACTTTACTCAAACAAAGAAACTAACGACATTTAAaagcttctaataaaaaaatcattgcattggtactactgaaaatattgacatttttacaacatttattccaagttccttcaatttttttgaggacaagaaaattttgctttcaagaaattcacgaatttattgacgtcaagttaataacgaacaaatatggatgtcaaattgtgctttgagaacacgtcaaatttggacttgaataacttggtcaatttattgttcaatttattgttgatgtaaagtgcacttttTAGACAagctcttttttccttgtctaagacCTATACTGTGTTTATCCGCGTCTTCTGTGTCAGCGTCACAGTGGCGGCcagtcagggtcggcagtgccgacccacacatttggACACATtgattttctaaatatttaatttaatccagagttgatgatatttaaaaaatccacaaggaaaagaaaaggttttcctgtagttggctgtataccatcaatcacaaaattggaaagaaatcctttgtaaaaggtcaaggttcataaatagacaggttgcatggtaactttccaccaatcagcgtcgagaatctaatggcgggagtgacgtcacccagaatgctgcattcaaattcattcacttcactcactgaaatgaactcggaaagtaggaatgtattgaaaatgtgtatatttaaaaaaaatacgtttggatttttaatgactatttcatatattctttaaaaaatgtggtagatacctgtagagttacaaaaatcatagaatataattgcaattaaatacatgcagtagaatagcattactacttaattaaagcagaaaGAGATTCTTTCTTGTatatatatgggactaaatcattcaaatatcctaggtatattaataatgggttgaatacaatttacttttttaaatgattttgagtaggtatataataattttgaattggggataatgcatgtagtacattattatcaattcctcctaacatgtaaaccatggtgaaaaagagattcaactaaagatttatgtatcaaaattagtagtttttcccttaagtttaacataTTAGAGCATCTGCATGATTACCttaggtactggattataatatccaaaactattaaaacattatgattccattcaataggtacctgtgaagttttacattaacagtaaattataaaaaaatacaatttcagtgcaataaagggaattttccccattttatatattcatttagtttataattgtttattcaaacgatcttcagatggctgcaatattggttataattttatatgaaacaattacatataatagatctattatctatagacttaattagatatattgttcaataagtctaagatgtaaacttgatgtgaagaactgcaagagacattacagaactgtaatgtctctatacaagaatgtcctttactatacaatacagcagaaagaaaatccagtaagtaagtaggtacttaatacaaccacattaaaatgtatcttaacacttgtaaaagagttttgggtttaagttattatactaaaaacacttaatgatatctatagatacattatatctcaagatataaacacaaattaaaacactaaccatatttaataacaaaatatagcctccaaaccacgtatcctattacgtttacaaacaattcgtaaaattgatcgtctgggtgacgtcacgatgacaatatttcatttgtcaatgtcaaagttaccatacaacctatggtatagggaccttggtaaaaggtataaattttttttattaaaaatcccttaaaagggctacatcacaacaaaacgttttcgatttttataaaaaatcatcatcagtgttcgatctaaaaataagtataatcgatttaatgaatataaagttagtatttaaattttgacaaaggttagagcaagttggttatacttacaaactggatgctagctgagccacaaaagaaaaatatctgggtaaaaaccctttacataaaatagatgccttaaaagtgcatacttcaataaaaaggcctgtgatggtcacatggcaaacaggataatgccctaaggtaaagtatacaggtttcctaacacgtgggatccaaattgagttgatcacatttcaatgacttaatggcaactgaatgcgaaatgagtgatgtttctgaaaggtgtcaaaagacttatggacaacgtgacgtggaatttaccctgtattacgacagccaactaattgttagtaaaatatttaatgaaaatttacatagtaataacaaacatcaacaaagttgtggctataattacatttaagtaagtaccttgaatatgtaagatgaacgtggagtatgaaatgatttttataatgagaaTTAGCCAGAATCTATGCAGCCACCTATACATAATTCAAAGGTTGATGAATGCGGTTCCTATTCAAATTGAAGTAAGTCCAACTGTGctgttgaaaatttaatttactatgaattaaaaggagtgtttggtttaattgtactaatggcagagtaaattagagagtctgtagtaaatggaagtctgatattaaagtagtgttgaaattaagataagttgtatgagtcacaggaggaaactgatatgatataatgatatgtgaattaattggttaaggtacctgagtgttgatattggaagtgaaaaagaatatcaattgaactaataacctggcaaaagtatgaggtccttttatgtaacataggcatctaggactaaacatgtttatgaaatagggattttttctatttttttataccaagttatcgagttgaattgaaaaggtttaaaactggatagatgtatgaaggtgtattggaaaacaagcaatatgtgtaaaattagaaggtagtgaataatttgtgatttgatatcagaattgtttactgtaatgaggtgtgatgaaaaaggctgggcgccccagaaaccagaccccacatcctatggataagagagtggaagaattagtataaaaaccttttataaatatttttctgaagTTTAGTTGGACCTATAACGATAACCTGATCAAATGGCAATAAGTTATGAAATTGGGTGGAAGAGATCAAATAGTGTTAGAGTTGTGACTGGTCGATTTAATAAAAACTGTGGAAAAAGTTAAAGTAGATTATTTTGAAAGACTAGTAGAAGTTAAGGGATATAATGAGTTGATGTTAGAAATGTCATCTGTTAAATAAGTAAATATGGAGGAAAAGTTAATATAAATGAAAAAGAGTTTGGAAACAGCAAAGaagtttgaaaaatttaagttaagaaaaaagttgacgatgtaagggattgaagtcacgattgaaagacacatggcTGTTAACACAGTTAGGGCTTCTTTGCTTTTCT contains:
- the LOC126886350 gene encoding uncharacterized protein LOC126886350, yielding MILKSNSFKYLLSVLQSNGEIDGDACSRIRAGWMKWKEASGVLCDRKIPMKLKGKFYKTAIRPAMMHGTECWAVKKKAEQRMHVVEMRMLRWMSGVTKKDKIRNEYIRGSLGVAPIDAKMREHRLRWFGHVQHRDVNHPIRRIAEVQIPGRSRRGRPKKTIRQDMLVKGINIDMTQDRIVWRNAIREADTA